A genomic stretch from Methylophilus medardicus includes:
- a CDS encoding transglutaminase-like cysteine peptidase has translation MISHATPNIARLLTGLCLSLCLLWTQLLADDYVLAMLEKIRQRYGEEAYQNINRLNEVFSQIAGASEMTKVGMVNDFTNQHVLFVDDSTLWGKEDYWASPLETFGKGAGDCEDFSIAKYTLLKKLGVSQDKLRLTYVRARMPSGFIRPHMVLAYYSNPSSDPLILDNLNFELLPASKRSDLSPVFSFNDKGLFVANNPNMRAGSPANISKWRDVLTRMRQDGLE, from the coding sequence ATGATAAGCCACGCCACGCCCAACATCGCTCGTTTGCTGACAGGACTCTGTTTGTCCTTGTGTCTGCTATGGACGCAGCTGTTGGCGGACGATTATGTGTTGGCGATGCTTGAAAAAATTAGGCAGCGGTATGGGGAAGAGGCTTATCAGAATATCAATCGACTCAATGAGGTATTCTCTCAAATCGCTGGTGCCAGCGAAATGACCAAAGTAGGCATGGTCAACGATTTTACCAATCAGCATGTGTTGTTTGTAGATGACAGCACACTGTGGGGTAAGGAGGATTATTGGGCCAGTCCATTAGAAACCTTTGGCAAGGGCGCGGGTGATTGTGAAGATTTTAGTATTGCAAAATATACGCTGTTAAAGAAGCTTGGTGTGTCGCAAGATAAGCTGCGATTGACGTATGTGCGGGCACGTATGCCGAGTGGGTTCATCCGGCCGCATATGGTGTTGGCTTACTACTCGAACCCGAGCAGCGATCCATTGATTCTCGATAATCTTAATTTTGAATTATTACCTGCCTCCAAGCGCAGTGATTTGTCACCGGTATTTAGTTTTAATGATAAAGGATTGTTTGTAGCCAATAATCCGAATATGCGGGCGGGTTCGCCTGCTAATATTTCAAAATGGCGAGATGTGTTGACGCGTATGCGACAGGATGGGCTGGAATGA